The following coding sequences are from one Candidatus Methylomirabilota bacterium window:
- a CDS encoding pyridoxal phosphate-dependent aminotransferase yields the protein MPRDRAGSRAGRVPPSLIRHMYDSAQDVPGAISLAVGEPDFPTPPHIVEAGQAALREGYTRYSPNAGYRELRDAIAQKLRKVNGVEVDPATQVFVTVGAMQALMLTFLVGIDPGDEVILTDPCYCNYPSQITLAGGVPVWVPADPGRGYLPAVEALEAAITPRTRAILINSPGNPTGAVFPRDLLHAIGDLAVRRDLLLVSDEAYEALVYGDVRHVSPASFPALAERTVSIYSFSKEYAMTGWRIGYLAGPAPMLQVMATVQEQVASCVNAATQRAALTALTGPQDCVESMRQAYERRRDLVVERLNRIPGVRCPRPDGAFYVFPDVRAITTDTRTLAERLLFDHGVVVSPGEAFGPRSAGFLRLSYASSEAALTEGLTRLEAGLARARSGG from the coding sequence ATGCCGCGCGACAGGGCCGGGAGCCGAGCCGGACGCGTACCGCCCTCGCTGATCCGGCACATGTACGACTCGGCCCAGGACGTGCCGGGGGCGATCAGCCTCGCCGTCGGCGAGCCGGACTTCCCCACGCCGCCGCACATCGTCGAGGCGGGCCAGGCGGCGCTCCGGGAGGGCTACACGCGCTACTCCCCCAACGCCGGCTACCGCGAGCTACGGGACGCGATCGCGCAGAAGCTCCGGAAGGTGAACGGCGTCGAGGTCGACCCGGCCACCCAGGTGTTCGTCACGGTCGGGGCGATGCAGGCGCTCATGCTGACGTTTCTGGTCGGGATCGATCCCGGCGACGAGGTGATCCTCACCGATCCCTGCTACTGCAACTATCCCTCCCAGATCACGCTGGCCGGCGGCGTGCCCGTGTGGGTGCCGGCCGACCCCGGGCGCGGCTATCTGCCGGCCGTGGAGGCGCTGGAGGCGGCCATCACCCCGCGGACCCGGGCGATCCTCATCAACAGTCCCGGCAATCCGACCGGCGCCGTCTTCCCGCGCGACCTCCTCCACGCCATCGGGGATCTCGCGGTCCGGCGCGACCTGCTCCTCGTGTCCGACGAAGCCTACGAGGCGCTCGTCTATGGCGACGTCCGCCACGTGAGCCCGGCGTCGTTCCCGGCGCTCGCCGAGCGGACGGTCTCGATCTACTCCTTCTCGAAGGAGTACGCGATGACCGGCTGGCGCATCGGGTACCTCGCGGGGCCGGCTCCGATGCTCCAGGTCATGGCCACGGTGCAGGAGCAGGTGGCCTCCTGCGTGAACGCCGCCACCCAGCGGGCGGCGCTGACCGCGCTTACCGGGCCGCAGGACTGCGTGGAGTCGATGCGACAGGCCTACGAGCGCCGGCGGGATCTCGTGGTGGAGCGGCTCAACCGGATTCCCGGCGTCCGCTGCCCCCGACCCGACGGGGCCTTCTACGTGTTTCCCGACGTCCGCGCGATCACGACCGACACCCGGACGCTCGCCGAGCGGCTCCTCTTCGATCACGGCGTCGTCGTCTCGCCCGGCGAGGCGTTCGGGCCCCGCTCGGCGGGCTTCCTGCGGCTCTCCTACGCCTCCTCGGAGGCCGCGCTCACCGAGGGACTCACGCGCCTCGAAGCCGGGCTGGCCCGAGCGCGGTCGGGCGGCTGA
- a CDS encoding aspartate aminotransferase family protein, protein MISQDVSERLVATRPESAAWYARARATVAGGVGHDLRHQSPVPTCITHGQGAYKWDVDGHRYIDYGLGNAALLLGHAHPAIVAAVREAVGRGTHFGNDHPAQVEWAEAIARLVPCAARVRFVNSGSEANMLAARLGRAFTGRGKLLRFEGHFHGWHDDLVSGFAYPFDVSPSRGLAPGTALGSVMIPANDLDRLAETLRDDRDIAAIILEPSGASWGTVPLRPGFLEGVRELASRHDVLLVFDEVITGFRWAPGGAQERYGVTPDLSTHAKVIAGGMPGAAVCGRAEVMDLLTIRGEARHDRYERVLHLGTFNANPVSAGAALACLPIVATGEPQRHADRIAAGLRQGLDAVLERRGIAGYVYGEASTFHIYLEGAPGRGRSRDGLRTLDAATLKSIPGPVVSAIQNGLRVRGVDLMSYTGGVTSAAHSEADVAETVAAFDDLMGELAGSVLARL, encoded by the coding sequence ATGATCAGCCAGGACGTCAGCGAGCGATTGGTGGCCACGCGGCCCGAGTCGGCGGCCTGGTATGCGCGGGCGCGCGCTACCGTGGCTGGCGGCGTGGGGCACGACCTCCGGCATCAGAGTCCCGTCCCGACCTGCATCACCCATGGGCAGGGGGCCTACAAGTGGGACGTGGACGGTCACCGCTACATCGACTACGGCCTGGGCAATGCCGCCCTTCTCCTCGGGCACGCCCATCCGGCCATCGTGGCGGCGGTGCGCGAGGCGGTGGGCCGGGGGACGCACTTCGGGAACGATCACCCGGCGCAGGTCGAGTGGGCCGAGGCGATCGCGCGACTCGTCCCGTGCGCCGCGCGGGTGCGCTTCGTGAACTCGGGAAGCGAGGCCAACATGCTGGCCGCCCGGCTCGGTCGGGCCTTCACCGGGCGGGGGAAGCTGCTGCGGTTCGAGGGACACTTCCACGGCTGGCACGACGACCTGGTCTCGGGGTTCGCCTATCCCTTCGACGTCTCGCCCAGCCGGGGGCTCGCCCCGGGGACGGCGCTCGGCTCGGTGATGATCCCGGCCAACGACCTCGACCGCCTCGCCGAGACGCTCCGCGACGATCGGGACATCGCGGCGATCATCCTCGAGCCGTCCGGCGCGTCGTGGGGGACGGTGCCGCTGCGGCCGGGCTTCCTGGAGGGCGTCCGCGAGCTCGCGAGCCGTCACGACGTCCTGCTCGTCTTCGACGAGGTGATCACGGGATTTCGCTGGGCACCCGGCGGCGCCCAGGAGCGTTACGGCGTGACGCCCGACCTCTCGACTCACGCCAAGGTGATCGCCGGCGGGATGCCAGGCGCTGCGGTCTGCGGCCGGGCGGAGGTGATGGACCTGCTGACGATCCGCGGGGAAGCCCGGCACGATCGCTACGAGCGGGTCCTCCACCTCGGGACCTTCAACGCGAACCCGGTCTCGGCAGGGGCCGCGCTGGCCTGCCTGCCGATCGTCGCGACGGGGGAGCCCCAGCGGCACGCCGATCGCATCGCGGCCGGACTGCGCCAGGGGCTCGACGCCGTCCTCGAGCGCCGGGGGATCGCGGGCTACGTCTACGGCGAGGCCTCCACCTTCCACATCTACCTGGAAGGGGCGCCGGGCCGTGGCCGCTCGCGCGACGGGCTCCGCACGCTGGACGCCGCCACCTTGAAGTCGATCCCGGGTCCCGTCGTCTCGGCCATTCAGAACGGCCTGCGCGTGCGCGGGGTGGACCTCATGAGCTACACCGGGGGCGTCACCAGCGCGGCGCACAGCGAGGCCGACGTGGCCGAGACGGTCGCGGCGTTCGACGACCTGATGGGCGAGCTGGCCGGCTCCGTCCTCGCCCGACTGTAG
- a CDS encoding 3',5'-cyclic-nucleotide phosphodiesterase — protein sequence MPPLSVAAAQPPLGALLEAAHVRATLPGHSVRWGAGWWLLAVGLLALATWAVAGGMAERPAPRFVTVVLGAGGGPSQDDLSAYLLAPAGSGDFVALDAGTLLSGIRRAHALGSFGSVRPPLDSPLAAEGWILRHAVKAYLVSHAHLDHVAGLVIDSPEDASKEILGLTATIDRIRDHLFNWKVWPNFADEGEGTPLKKYRYVRLSPGQEHPIAGTGLTVEAFPLSHGGDVSTAFLLRAGESYVLYLGDTGPDAVERSDRMAAVWARVAPLVRDRRLRGIFLETSYPEGRPDTLLFGHLTPTWALRELRRLAELAGPSPSGHALRDLVVVVTHVKPVLERGPITRDRIAKQLGELNDLGVRFIVARQGQRIEF from the coding sequence ATGCCCCCCCTCTCGGTTGCGGCGGCACAGCCGCCGCTCGGAGCGCTGCTCGAAGCGGCGCACGTTCGGGCCACGCTGCCGGGTCACTCCGTTCGCTGGGGGGCCGGGTGGTGGCTGCTCGCCGTCGGGTTGCTCGCCCTCGCGACCTGGGCGGTCGCGGGCGGGATGGCCGAGCGTCCGGCCCCGCGCTTCGTGACGGTCGTGCTCGGCGCCGGAGGAGGGCCGAGCCAGGACGATCTGTCGGCGTACCTGCTGGCGCCGGCCGGCTCGGGCGACTTCGTCGCGCTGGACGCCGGGACGCTGCTCTCGGGCATCCGGCGGGCACACGCCCTCGGAAGCTTCGGGTCGGTTCGGCCTCCGCTCGACTCGCCGCTGGCCGCCGAGGGCTGGATCCTCCGGCATGCCGTCAAGGCCTACCTCGTCTCCCATGCCCATCTGGATCACGTAGCGGGCCTCGTCATCGATTCACCGGAGGACGCCAGCAAGGAGATCCTCGGCCTCACCGCCACCATCGATCGGATCCGGGATCACCTGTTCAACTGGAAGGTCTGGCCGAACTTCGCCGACGAAGGGGAGGGGACGCCGCTCAAGAAGTACCGGTACGTCCGGCTCAGCCCCGGCCAGGAGCACCCGATCGCCGGCACCGGCCTGACCGTCGAGGCCTTCCCCCTCAGCCACGGCGGCGACGTCTCCACGGCGTTTCTGCTGCGCGCCGGCGAGAGTTACGTGCTGTACCTCGGGGACACGGGGCCGGACGCCGTGGAGCGCAGCGACCGGATGGCCGCGGTGTGGGCGCGGGTCGCGCCGCTCGTGCGCGATCGACGGCTCCGCGGGATCTTCCTGGAGACCTCGTATCCCGAGGGCCGGCCCGATACGCTTCTCTTCGGCCACCTCACGCCGACCTGGGCGCTGCGGGAGCTCCGCCGGCTGGCCGAGCTCGCCGGTCCCTCGCCCAGCGGGCACGCTCTGCGGGATCTCGTGGTCGTGGTGACTCACGTGAAGCCGGTCCTCGAACGAGGGCCGATCACCCGCGATCGCATCGCCAAACAGCTGGGCGAGCTCAACGATTTGGGAGTACGATTCATCGTGGCGCGACAGGGCCAGCGGATCGAGTTCTGA
- a CDS encoding glucose 1-dehydrogenase, with amino-acid sequence MRLQGKATAVTGATRGIGRAIALAFAREGADVLVNGRDAAAGRAVCAEIAALGRRAVWHAADLGRVDQARSVVAAAVAAFGRLDVLVNNAGLFQRKPVLDLEEGDWDRLLDVNLKGAFFCAQAAARAMAGRGGVIVNVASDAAWSGGLNPCAHYAASKAGLVSITRSLARELAPQGIRVNALAPGLITTDMGDTAGGTLPGLRIPLGREGTPEEVAAATVFLASDEASYVTGANLNLSGGLFLDR; translated from the coding sequence ATGCGGCTCCAGGGCAAGGCGACGGCGGTGACCGGGGCGACCCGCGGCATCGGACGGGCGATCGCGCTCGCCTTCGCGCGCGAAGGGGCCGACGTGCTGGTGAACGGCCGCGACGCGGCCGCGGGCCGGGCGGTCTGCGCCGAGATCGCCGCGCTCGGCCGCCGAGCCGTCTGGCATGCCGCCGACCTCGGCCGCGTGGACCAGGCCCGCTCGGTGGTGGCAGCGGCGGTGGCCGCCTTCGGGCGGCTCGACGTGCTGGTCAACAATGCGGGCCTCTTCCAGCGGAAGCCCGTCCTCGATCTCGAGGAGGGCGACTGGGACCGCCTGCTCGACGTCAACCTCAAGGGCGCCTTCTTCTGCGCCCAGGCGGCGGCGCGGGCGATGGCCGGGCGCGGTGGCGTCATCGTCAACGTGGCCTCCGACGCGGCCTGGAGCGGTGGCCTCAATCCCTGCGCCCACTACGCCGCCTCCAAGGCCGGGCTGGTCTCGATCACGCGCTCGCTGGCGAGGGAGCTGGCGCCGCAGGGCATCCGCGTCAACGCCCTGGCGCCGGGCCTCATCACCACCGACATGGGCGACACCGCCGGCGGCACGCTGCCGGGCCTCCGGATCCCCCTCGGCCGCGAGGGCACTCCGGAGGAAGTCGCGGCGGCCACCGTCTTCCTCGCCTCCGACGAGGCGAGCTACGTCACCGGCGCCAACTTGAACCTGAGCGGGGGCCTGTTCCTTGATCGGTAG
- a CDS encoding branched-chain amino acid aminotransferase, which translates to MTDAIRINRAPTKKPRPKDHELGFGTVFTDHMFVADFQEEKGWYDPRIEPYGPLSLDPATAVLHYAQGIFDGLKAFRGQDGKVRLFRPQKHVERLNNSARRMCIPQMDPEFALRSLVELVRLEKDWVPSSLGTALYVRPVIIASEAFLGVRPAKSYIYYVILSPVGAYYPEGINPVKILVEDTHARAIHGVGEAKTGGNYAASLYAAEEAHQAGFTQVLWLDAQHRKYVDEVGTMNIMFRLGDEVITPPLGGTILPGVTRDSVLTLMREWGFKVAERQITIDEVVGAARGGTLREAWGTGTAAVISPVGELAYKGERLVINGGRIGELTQRLYQAIVDIQYARVPDKRGWTLEV; encoded by the coding sequence ATGACCGACGCGATCCGGATCAACCGCGCCCCCACCAAGAAGCCCAGGCCCAAGGACCACGAGCTCGGCTTCGGCACGGTCTTCACCGACCACATGTTCGTGGCCGACTTCCAGGAGGAGAAGGGCTGGTACGATCCTCGGATCGAGCCCTACGGCCCGCTCTCCCTGGATCCGGCGACGGCCGTGCTCCATTACGCCCAGGGCATCTTCGATGGGCTGAAGGCCTTCCGGGGCCAGGACGGCAAGGTGCGCCTCTTCCGCCCTCAGAAGCACGTCGAGCGCCTGAACAACTCGGCGCGCCGGATGTGCATCCCGCAAATGGACCCGGAGTTCGCGCTCCGGTCGCTGGTCGAGCTGGTCCGGCTGGAGAAGGACTGGGTGCCGTCGAGCCTCGGCACCGCGCTCTACGTCCGGCCCGTCATCATCGCGTCCGAGGCCTTCCTGGGGGTGCGGCCGGCCAAGTCGTACATCTACTACGTGATCCTGTCGCCGGTCGGCGCCTACTACCCCGAGGGCATCAACCCGGTGAAGATCCTGGTCGAGGACACGCACGCCCGCGCCATCCACGGCGTGGGGGAAGCGAAGACGGGCGGCAACTACGCGGCGAGCCTCTACGCGGCCGAGGAGGCCCACCAGGCCGGCTTCACGCAGGTCCTGTGGCTCGACGCCCAGCACCGCAAGTACGTCGACGAGGTCGGGACCATGAACATCATGTTCCGGCTCGGCGACGAGGTGATCACGCCGCCTCTCGGCGGCACCATCCTCCCCGGCGTGACCCGCGACTCGGTCCTCACCCTGATGCGGGAGTGGGGATTCAAGGTCGCCGAGCGGCAGATCACGATCGACGAGGTCGTGGGGGCCGCTCGGGGCGGGACGCTCCGGGAAGCCTGGGGCACCGGGACCGCCGCCGTCATCTCACCCGTCGGAGAGCTCGCCTACAAGGGGGAGCGGCTGGTGATCAACGGGGGGCGGATCGGCGAGCTCACCCAGCGCCTCTACCAGGCCATCGTCGACATCCAGTACGCCCGGGTCCCCGACAAGCGCGGCTGGACGCTGGAGGTCTAG
- a CDS encoding RidA family protein, with amino-acid sequence MSVTRHKVGPRLSQAVVHGNTVYLAGQVADDPSAGAKGQTEQVLKKIDAVLAATGSHKTKLLSATVWLANMGTYDDMNAAWDAWVDPANTPARATVEARLARPGYLVEIAVIAAI; translated from the coding sequence ATGAGCGTCACGCGTCACAAGGTCGGGCCACGTCTCAGCCAGGCGGTCGTCCACGGCAACACGGTCTACCTCGCCGGGCAGGTCGCGGACGATCCGTCGGCCGGCGCCAAGGGCCAGACCGAGCAGGTCCTGAAGAAGATCGACGCCGTGCTGGCCGCCACCGGGAGCCACAAGACGAAGCTCCTCTCGGCCACCGTGTGGCTGGCCAACATGGGCACCTACGACGACATGAACGCGGCCTGGGACGCCTGGGTCGACCCCGCCAACACGCCCGCCCGGGCGACCGTGGAGGCGCGCCTGGCCCGCCCCGGCTACCTGGTCGAGATCGCGGTGATCGCCGCCATCTGA